The genomic region ATTATCCTCGGAATGTTGGGAATTCTTATGTCGAGGATGACGATAatgatgaggaggaggaagaggataTAGATAATGCGGAAGATAACGAGGATGACGAcgatgacgatgatgatggAGGAAATGGTGTTCAGAGGATAGGTAAAGATGATTATGAATATGGCgatgatggtgatgatgatgatgattttggTGATTTAGAGAGGCACCCTAAGAAGAGGAAGCTTAAAACCCTATTGTCAAGTTATGAATTTGCACCTCGAGTACCAGCCCCATCATCTGCTTCAGCTTCAGTTCCAAAGACATCATATGGTGGACGCAATCCACTCACGGATTGGACTGAGCACGAGACTTTCATCTTACTGGATGCTTGGGGTGATCGATTTCTCAAACAAGGGAAGAAGAGTCTCCGCTCTGAGGAGTGGCAAGAAGTTGCTGAGAAGGTATCCCAGGAATCAAAGATTGAGAGAACAGATACTCAGTGTCGAAACCGCTTGGACacgttgaagaaaaaatacaaaaaagagaagatgAAGTTGGGAGATAGTGGGAGTTCAGCCAGTAATTGGGTGTATTTCAAGAAGCTGGATGCACTTTTGTCATCACTCCCACAGCAAGCAGGCCTTTCATGTGGAGTGGACTCAGGAGAGTACGTATTCATGAACCCTAAAGTTTATTTGAATCGCTCAAATGGATTAGATGAAATGAGAGATAGTCCAGAAAACTCAGCATCTGCCGGGGGTGGGGAAGATGAATCTGAGGGCCTTCCACCCCAGAAGACAAAGAATGGAGGAGTCAGGGGCAATGCAGCTTCTTTCAAATTGCTCGCTGATTCCATTCAGAAATTCAGTGAGATATATCAGAAGATAGAGAATAGCAAGAGACAGCAAATGGCAGAGCTAGAAAAAATGCGGATGGACTTCCATAGAGATTTGGAGTTTCAGAAGAGGCAGATACTAGAGAGAGCTCAAGCTGAGATTGAGAAGATCCGACGAGGAGAGGATGATGATAATGAAGTGTCTGCTGAGAATGTCAGCGGTTGATGTAGCTTTCTCTGATCATTGTTCGTACATTCCTCTAGGAGGAAATCTTGCCATTGTTGTATTATATTGCCCTCTTGCATACCTGATCTGCAAGACAATAAAACTCATGCGAAGCTGATATTGGAAActctaattagttttattgtGATTAAAGAGTTCAATGTATATGCGCTCAGTCGATACTTCTAAACTTGTATTAACTATAGCAACATCTCTCATTTGCTAATTTAGTTCCCATTTCTCTTTTGGTTACATACAATCCATTCCATGATCACGtttcatctttcttttctgTCGGGTCGATTGCAGAGTTGTGAGTTCATACCACAAGAACTATTGCTAACAAATTGTTGAAGATTATTGTGCATTAGTTTCATCTGCCATTGATTTGATACTGCTATTTTCTGTCCATATCTGGATAACTGATGCCTGTAAGGTTTGATGTAATAACAATGTGGCATATTTATTGCATATGTTTTTTGCTCTACCAACTGTTGATGCAAATGTGGTGTTTTGAGTACATATTCATTAATTGTAGAGATTCTAACAGCAAAATTCTGAGCTATACCTGTAACTATTTGCGGGTTCAACCTTAAGACCACCAGTAAGTGTCCAAAAACCCAACTTTTGATTGCTAATGTTCTTCTACTCTTGCTTACTTAATCTGAACTGTAAGAACTCatattcaaaattcactgCTATGACGTCTCGACTTTTAAATGCCCTGATAACCACCCCatacaaagagaaaagaaacatagTGAACTGAAGAGATAAGCTCAAATGAGTCTGGTTATGAGAGATGCCGTCAGCAACTATGTACCTTAACTACATAAAGAAGTTGCTATTAGTTGGTAGGTGCCggcatttattaaattttgtatgttatTATATGGATTGTCGGTCTCTGCTGTACCATGAACATCGTCGTAAGTGTTGTCTGCAGCTCTGAGTTACATTTCTGCAGGCATAATAACGGTGTTGTCTGCATCTCTGAGTTACATTTCTGCAGGCATAATAACGGTGAAGAGAAGATGGTTATTCATGTTATCgtttctttctgttttgtgGTCTGTGTTTACTTACTTTCTTGTAAGAGAAAATTATGGTGGTACGGGTACAATTTGTTAATGAGTTAGTGTTAGTTAAGGTCACAGACAGACTTGAGAGAGTAAAGATGGCAAATGTGAAGGAAGAGAAGCTTATAGTCACATTACAGCCTACAACAATAATTCTtctaatctatatataaattgatgaCTGATCAACAAGAAGGTTAAATTGATGATTGATCAACAACAAGGTCCCGTAGCTCAGTTGGTTAGAGCGTTGGTCTTATGAGCCGAAGGTCGCGGGTTCGAGCCCCGCCGGGACCATCTTTTTTGAAGTGAGCAGTGGTGAGTGCAGGTACTGTTTTATTGTAATGTCCCATGATGAAACATTGAACTATGTTAATGGTTTCGGAGCTatctattagtattttatggTTTCCAAAGATCCGAGATTTTCTGTCTCATAAGTTTAGCGCTGGGCTTCAAAGAAactattatatgtttttatacGAAAAATGAATTAGTACAAAGCCCAGGAATTAAAATTCTACTCTGTGATAAGTTTTAGTACATTGATGAGTGTAAGGTCTCTTAGGAAAATGGGATCCTACATAATAAGACTTCCAGTTAGTCATCTGGTTAACAAAACTACACTCTCATTCTTGCGCAAGCTATCGAATAGATAGGACGAAAATTGGAGGAACGCAAACTCCAGCTCAGCCACAGCGTTATGTCAATTGAAACTCAGCTGTAGTTGAAAATCTGAATTCCACAGGCTTTATATTCCAACCAATAACATGTTTGTCTTTGGCAGCCTGATTTCCATGCACATTATAATAGCAACCTGAAACAAGCTAGTTGGATCCCCTCAATCCGAAACTCAGTTCCCTCATTAGCTCCAAGCCACAAGATGTGCTGGAAATCCTCGTTTCAACAAAACCTGCGCAGAGTTTAAGTCGAGATCAGTACAAGCGAACATAATTCCAAAGAGAGCTGGGAGCTGAATCTGGTCACAGAAGTTCAGAAGTGGCACCTTCTGCCCGAATGATATTAGCTTGTCTATAAAATGCTTCGCCAAAGGAAATTTCCCACCTGAGGATATCTTTGCTCCTTCTGCCTTCCTTTATGTCTGATAAATGCAGTAGTTCAGCCATCAAAACTGTTACACACTTCAAGCATTTGATCATATTGGTAAAGTAAAGAATAGATATCAGATTCAAGTTTCACTTTTCAGGCTCTAGGCACTAGGGTCTGCTGGTATTCAGTTGCAAAATACGGCAAGAACTTATATGGTATTATGTAACTTGCAAGCATCATTTATTGCGCAAAGCTCCATCCTTGATAATTAGAGCTTGAAGATCTATGGCTACCCTATGCTGCAGCCAAGCAGATAAACAACCCTGATCTTTCcaatttgtttctcttt from Sesamum indicum cultivar Zhongzhi No. 13 linkage group LG3, S_indicum_v1.0, whole genome shotgun sequence harbors:
- the LOC105157613 gene encoding trihelix transcription factor ASIL1-like, with translation MMDEEDGKGYPPNSYRVNRQKFPVENVNYPRNVGNSYVEDDDNDEEEEEDIDNAEDNEDDDDDDDDGGNGVQRIGKDDYEYGDDGDDDDDFGDLERHPKKRKLKTLLSSYEFAPRVPAPSSASASVPKTSYGGRNPLTDWTEHETFILLDAWGDRFLKQGKKSLRSEEWQEVAEKVSQESKIERTDTQCRNRLDTLKKKYKKEKMKLGDSGSSASNWVYFKKLDALLSSLPQQAGLSCGVDSGEYVFMNPKVYLNRSNGLDEMRDSPENSASAGGGEDESEGLPPQKTKNGGVRGNAASFKLLADSIQKFSEIYQKIENSKRQQMAELEKMRMDFHRDLEFQKRQILERAQAEIEKIRRGEDDDNEVSAENVSG